From Zalophus californianus isolate mZalCal1 chromosome 16, mZalCal1.pri.v2, whole genome shotgun sequence, one genomic window encodes:
- the PLD2 gene encoding phospholipase D2 isoform X2: MAETPSSLFPSGGDLDSSQLHMEPDELDTLREGEDPADRMHPFLAIYDLQPLKMHPLLFAPGVPVTAQVVGTERYTSGSKVGTCTLYSVRLTHGAFTWTTKKKFRHFQELHRDLLRHKVLMSLLPLARFGVAHPPAQEATNREIPSLPRVGPEGSTRHASSKQKYLENYLNRLLTMSFYRNYHAMTEFLEVSRLSFIPDLGSKGLEGVIRKRSGGHRVPGLTCCGRDQVCYRWSKRWLVVKDSFLLYMCLETGTISFVQLFDPGFEVQVGKRSTEARYGVRIDTSHRSLILKCGSYRQARWWGQEITELAQGPGRDFIQLHQHDSYAPPRPGTLARWFVNGAGYFAALADAILRAQEEIFITDWWLSPEIYLKRPAHSDDWRLDIMLKKKAEEGVRVSILLFKEVELALGINSGYSKRVLMLLHPNIKVMRHPDQVTLWAHHEKLLVVDQAVAFLGGLDLAYGRWDDLHYRLTDLGDPSGPVAPQRPTLGSDTPGSPDLSQNQLFWLGKDYSNLITKDWVQLDRPFEDFIDRETTPRMPWRDVGVAVHGLPARDLARHFIQRWNFTKMTKAKYKVPMYPYLLPKSSSTADQLPFTLPGGQCATVQVLRSVDRWSAGTLENSILNAYLHTIRESRHFLYIENQFFISCSDGRTVLNKVGDEIVDRILKAHKRGQCFRVYVLLPLLPGFEGDITTGGGNSIQAILHFTYRTLCRGEYSILHRLKAAMGTAWRDYISICGLRTHGELGGHPVSELIYIHSKMLIADDRTVIIGSANINDRSLLGKRDSELAVLIEDTEMEPSLMDGRDYQAGRFALSLRKHCFSVILGADARPDLDLRDPVCDDFFQLWQDTAENNANIYEQIFRCLPSNATHSLRALREYVAVEPLATVSPPLARSELTQVQGHLVHFPLKFLEDESLLPPLGSKEGVMPLEVWT, encoded by the exons ATGGCGGAGACCCCCTCGAGCCTCTTCCCCTCTGGGGGCGACCTGGACTCCAGCCAGTTGCATATGGAGCCCGATGAGTTGGACActctgagggagggagaggacccAG CTGACCGGATGCACCCCTTTCTGGCCATCTACGACCTGCAGCCTCTGAAAATGCACCCCTTGCTGTTCGCCCCTGGGGTCCCCGTCACGGCCCAAGTGGTGGGCACTGAAAGATACACCAGTGGATCTAAG gtggGGACCTGCACCCTGTATTCTGTCCGCTTGACGCATGGCGCCTTTACCTGGACGACCAAGAAGAAGTTCCGTCATTTCCAGGAGCTGCATCGGGACCTCCTGAGACACAAAGTCTTGATGAGCCTGCTCCCTCTGGCGCG CTTTGGTGTGGCCCACCCTCCAGCCCAGGAGGCCACCAACCGAGAGATACCCTCTCTGCCCCGAGTGGGTCCCGAGGGCTCCACCAGACATGCGTCCAGCAAACAG AAGTACCTGGAGAATTACCTCAACCGCCTCCTGACCATGTCTTTCTACCGCAACTACCACGCCATG ACAGAATTCCTGGAAGTCAGTCGGCTGTCCTTTATCCCAGACCTTGGCTCCAAAGGACT GGAAGGAGTGATCCGGAAGCGCTCCGGGGGCCACAGAGTTCCTGGCCTCACGTGCTGTGGCCGAGACCAAGTTTGTTACCGCTGGTCCAAGAG GTGGCTGGTGGTGAAGGACTCCTTCCTGCTGTACATGTGCTTGGAGACGGGCACCATCTCCTTTGTTCAGCTCTTTGACCCTGGCTTCGAGGTGCAGGTGGGGAAAAGGAGCACAGAGGCGCGCTACGGGGTCAGGATCGACACCTCCCACCG GTCCCTGATTCTCAAGTGCGGCAGCTACCGGCAGGCGCGGTGGTGGGGCCAGGAGATCACCGAgctggcccagggcccaggcagaGACTTCATACAGCTACACCAGCATGACAGCTatgccccgccccggcccgggACCCTGGCCCGGTG GTTTGTGAATGGGGCAGGTTACTTTGCTGCCCTGGCAGATGCCATCCTACGAGCTCAAGAGGAGATTTTCATCACAGATTGGTG GTTGAGTCCTGAGATTTACCTGAAGCGTCCGGCCCATTCAGATGACTGGAGACTTGACATTATGCTCAAGAAGAAGGCG GAGGAGGGTGTCCGTGTGTCCATCCTACTGTTTAAGGAAGTGGAGTTGGCCTTGGGCATTAACAGTGGCTATAGCAAGAGAGTTCTGATGCTGCTGCACCCCAACATAAAG GTCATGCGCCACCCGGACCAGGTGACCCTGTGGGCCCATCACGAGAAGCTCCTGGTCGTGGACCAAGCAGTGGCCTTCCTGGGGGGGCTGGACCTCGCCTACGGCCGCTGGGATGACCTGCACTACCGCCTGACTGACCTCGGGGACCCCTCTGGACCAGTGGCCCCACAG CGTCCCACCCTGGGCTCCGACACTCCAGGAAGCCCAGACCTCTCGCAAAACCAACTCTTCTGGCTGGGCAAAGACTACAGCAATCTTATCACCAAGGACTGGGTGCAGCTGGACCGGCCTTTTGAGG ATTTCATTGACAGGGAGACCACACCGCGGATGCCGTGGCGGGATGTTGGGGTGGCCGTGCACGGTCTCCCCGCCCGGGACCTGGCTCGGCATTTCATCCAGCGCTGGAACTTCACCAAG ATGACCAAGGCCAAGTACAAGGTACCCATGTACCCCTACCTGCTGCCCAAATCCAGCAGCACAGCAGACCAGCTCCCCTTCACGCTCCCAGGGGGGCAGTGCGCCACGGTGCAG gtctTGCGCTCTGTGGACCGCTGGTCAGCAGGGACTTTGGAGAATTCCATCCTCAATGCCTACCTGCACACCATCAGGGAGAGCCGGCACTTTCTGTATATCGAG AATCAGTTCTTCATTAGCTGCTCAGATGGGCGGACCGTTCTCAACAAGGTGGGCGATGAGATTGTGGACAGAATCCTGAAGGCCCACAA ACGCGGGCAGTGCTTCCGAGTCTACGTGCTTTTGCCCCTGCTGCCCGGTTTTGAGGGTGACATCACTACAGGTGGTGGGAACTCCATCCAGGCCATTCTGCACTTCACCTACAG GACCCTGTGCCGTGGGGAATATTCGATCCTACATCGCCTCAAAGCAGCCA TGGGGACAGCGTGGAGAGACTATATATCCATCTGTGGGCTTCGCACCCACGGTGAGCTGGGCGGGCACCCGGTCTCAGAGCTGATCTATATCCACAGCAAGATGCTCATCGCCGATGACCGGACAGTCATCATTG GCTCCGCCAACATCAATGACCGCAGCTTGCTAGGGAAGCGGGACAGTGAGCTGGCCGTGCTGATCGAGGACACAGAGATGGAGCCATCCCTCATGGATGGCAGGGACTATCAGGCGGGCAGGTTTGCCTTGAGTTTGCGGAAGCATTGCTTCAG TGTGATTCTTGGGGCAGATGCCCGGCCAGACCTGGATCTCCGAGACCCTGTGTGTGATGACTTCTTCCAGCTGTGGCAAGACACAGCTGAGAACAATGCCAACATCTATGAGCAG ATCTTCCGCTGCCTGCCATCCAATGCCACGCACTCCCTGCGAGCACTCCGCGAGTACGTGGCCGTGGAGCCCCTGGCCACGGTCAGCCCACCTCTGGCCAGGTCTGAGCTCACCCAGGTCCAGGGCCACCTGGTCCACTTTCCCCTCAAGTTCCTGGAGGATGAGTCTTTGCTGCCCCCCCTGGGGAGCAAGGAAGGCGTGATGCCCCTTGAAGTGTGGACATAG
- the PLD2 gene encoding phospholipase D2 isoform X3: MRDPGTGWRMAETPSSLFPSGGDLDSSQLHMEPDELDTLREGEDPADRMHPFLAIYDLQPLKMHPLLFAPGVPVTAQVVGTERYTSGSKVGTCTLYSVRLTHGAFTWTTKKKFRHFQELHRDLLRHKVLMSLLPLARFGVAHPPAQEATNREIPSLPRVGPEGSTRHASSKQKYLENYLNRLLTMSFYRNYHAMTEFLEVSRLSFIPDLGSKGLEGVIRKRSGGHRVPGLTCCGRDQVCYRWSKRWLVVKDSFLLYMCLETGTISFVQLFDPGFEVQVGKRSTEARYGVRIDTSHRSLILKCGSYRQARWWGQEITELAQGPGRDFIQLHQHDSYAPPRPGTLARWFVNGAGYFAALADAILRAQEEIFITDWWLSPEIYLKRPAHSDDWRLDIMLKKKAEEGVRVSILLFKEVELALGINSGYSKRVLMLLHPNIKVMRHPDQVTLWAHHEKLLVVDQAVAFLGGLDLAYGRWDDLHYRLTDLGDPSGPVAPQRPTLGSDTPGSPDLSQNQLFWLGKDYSNLITKDWVQLDRPFEDFIDRETTPRMPWRDVGVAVHGLPARDLARHFIQRWNFTKMTKAKYKVPMYPYLLPKSSSTADQLPFTLPGGQCATVQVLRSVDRWSAGTLENSILNAYLHTIRESRHFLYIENQFFISCSDGRTVLNKVGDEIVDRILKAHKTLCRGEYSILHRLKAAMGTAWRDYISICGLRTHGELGGHPVSELIYIHSKMLIADDRTVIIGSANINDRSLLGKRDSELAVLIEDTEMEPSLMDGRDYQAGRFALSLRKHCFSVILGADARPDLDLRDPVCDDFFQLWQDTAENNANIYEQIFRCLPSNATHSLRALREYVAVEPLATVSPPLARSELTQVQGHLVHFPLKFLEDESLLPPLGSKEGVMPLEVWT; this comes from the exons ATGCGGGACCCGGGTACCGGATGGAG GATGGCGGAGACCCCCTCGAGCCTCTTCCCCTCTGGGGGCGACCTGGACTCCAGCCAGTTGCATATGGAGCCCGATGAGTTGGACActctgagggagggagaggacccAG CTGACCGGATGCACCCCTTTCTGGCCATCTACGACCTGCAGCCTCTGAAAATGCACCCCTTGCTGTTCGCCCCTGGGGTCCCCGTCACGGCCCAAGTGGTGGGCACTGAAAGATACACCAGTGGATCTAAG gtggGGACCTGCACCCTGTATTCTGTCCGCTTGACGCATGGCGCCTTTACCTGGACGACCAAGAAGAAGTTCCGTCATTTCCAGGAGCTGCATCGGGACCTCCTGAGACACAAAGTCTTGATGAGCCTGCTCCCTCTGGCGCG CTTTGGTGTGGCCCACCCTCCAGCCCAGGAGGCCACCAACCGAGAGATACCCTCTCTGCCCCGAGTGGGTCCCGAGGGCTCCACCAGACATGCGTCCAGCAAACAG AAGTACCTGGAGAATTACCTCAACCGCCTCCTGACCATGTCTTTCTACCGCAACTACCACGCCATG ACAGAATTCCTGGAAGTCAGTCGGCTGTCCTTTATCCCAGACCTTGGCTCCAAAGGACT GGAAGGAGTGATCCGGAAGCGCTCCGGGGGCCACAGAGTTCCTGGCCTCACGTGCTGTGGCCGAGACCAAGTTTGTTACCGCTGGTCCAAGAG GTGGCTGGTGGTGAAGGACTCCTTCCTGCTGTACATGTGCTTGGAGACGGGCACCATCTCCTTTGTTCAGCTCTTTGACCCTGGCTTCGAGGTGCAGGTGGGGAAAAGGAGCACAGAGGCGCGCTACGGGGTCAGGATCGACACCTCCCACCG GTCCCTGATTCTCAAGTGCGGCAGCTACCGGCAGGCGCGGTGGTGGGGCCAGGAGATCACCGAgctggcccagggcccaggcagaGACTTCATACAGCTACACCAGCATGACAGCTatgccccgccccggcccgggACCCTGGCCCGGTG GTTTGTGAATGGGGCAGGTTACTTTGCTGCCCTGGCAGATGCCATCCTACGAGCTCAAGAGGAGATTTTCATCACAGATTGGTG GTTGAGTCCTGAGATTTACCTGAAGCGTCCGGCCCATTCAGATGACTGGAGACTTGACATTATGCTCAAGAAGAAGGCG GAGGAGGGTGTCCGTGTGTCCATCCTACTGTTTAAGGAAGTGGAGTTGGCCTTGGGCATTAACAGTGGCTATAGCAAGAGAGTTCTGATGCTGCTGCACCCCAACATAAAG GTCATGCGCCACCCGGACCAGGTGACCCTGTGGGCCCATCACGAGAAGCTCCTGGTCGTGGACCAAGCAGTGGCCTTCCTGGGGGGGCTGGACCTCGCCTACGGCCGCTGGGATGACCTGCACTACCGCCTGACTGACCTCGGGGACCCCTCTGGACCAGTGGCCCCACAG CGTCCCACCCTGGGCTCCGACACTCCAGGAAGCCCAGACCTCTCGCAAAACCAACTCTTCTGGCTGGGCAAAGACTACAGCAATCTTATCACCAAGGACTGGGTGCAGCTGGACCGGCCTTTTGAGG ATTTCATTGACAGGGAGACCACACCGCGGATGCCGTGGCGGGATGTTGGGGTGGCCGTGCACGGTCTCCCCGCCCGGGACCTGGCTCGGCATTTCATCCAGCGCTGGAACTTCACCAAG ATGACCAAGGCCAAGTACAAGGTACCCATGTACCCCTACCTGCTGCCCAAATCCAGCAGCACAGCAGACCAGCTCCCCTTCACGCTCCCAGGGGGGCAGTGCGCCACGGTGCAG gtctTGCGCTCTGTGGACCGCTGGTCAGCAGGGACTTTGGAGAATTCCATCCTCAATGCCTACCTGCACACCATCAGGGAGAGCCGGCACTTTCTGTATATCGAG AATCAGTTCTTCATTAGCTGCTCAGATGGGCGGACCGTTCTCAACAAGGTGGGCGATGAGATTGTGGACAGAATCCTGAAGGCCCACAA GACCCTGTGCCGTGGGGAATATTCGATCCTACATCGCCTCAAAGCAGCCA TGGGGACAGCGTGGAGAGACTATATATCCATCTGTGGGCTTCGCACCCACGGTGAGCTGGGCGGGCACCCGGTCTCAGAGCTGATCTATATCCACAGCAAGATGCTCATCGCCGATGACCGGACAGTCATCATTG GCTCCGCCAACATCAATGACCGCAGCTTGCTAGGGAAGCGGGACAGTGAGCTGGCCGTGCTGATCGAGGACACAGAGATGGAGCCATCCCTCATGGATGGCAGGGACTATCAGGCGGGCAGGTTTGCCTTGAGTTTGCGGAAGCATTGCTTCAG TGTGATTCTTGGGGCAGATGCCCGGCCAGACCTGGATCTCCGAGACCCTGTGTGTGATGACTTCTTCCAGCTGTGGCAAGACACAGCTGAGAACAATGCCAACATCTATGAGCAG ATCTTCCGCTGCCTGCCATCCAATGCCACGCACTCCCTGCGAGCACTCCGCGAGTACGTGGCCGTGGAGCCCCTGGCCACGGTCAGCCCACCTCTGGCCAGGTCTGAGCTCACCCAGGTCCAGGGCCACCTGGTCCACTTTCCCCTCAAGTTCCTGGAGGATGAGTCTTTGCTGCCCCCCCTGGGGAGCAAGGAAGGCGTGATGCCCCTTGAAGTGTGGACATAG
- the PLD2 gene encoding phospholipase D2 isoform X1 produces MRDPGTGWRMAETPSSLFPSGGDLDSSQLHMEPDELDTLREGEDPADRMHPFLAIYDLQPLKMHPLLFAPGVPVTAQVVGTERYTSGSKVGTCTLYSVRLTHGAFTWTTKKKFRHFQELHRDLLRHKVLMSLLPLARFGVAHPPAQEATNREIPSLPRVGPEGSTRHASSKQKYLENYLNRLLTMSFYRNYHAMTEFLEVSRLSFIPDLGSKGLEGVIRKRSGGHRVPGLTCCGRDQVCYRWSKRWLVVKDSFLLYMCLETGTISFVQLFDPGFEVQVGKRSTEARYGVRIDTSHRSLILKCGSYRQARWWGQEITELAQGPGRDFIQLHQHDSYAPPRPGTLARWFVNGAGYFAALADAILRAQEEIFITDWWLSPEIYLKRPAHSDDWRLDIMLKKKAEEGVRVSILLFKEVELALGINSGYSKRVLMLLHPNIKVMRHPDQVTLWAHHEKLLVVDQAVAFLGGLDLAYGRWDDLHYRLTDLGDPSGPVAPQRPTLGSDTPGSPDLSQNQLFWLGKDYSNLITKDWVQLDRPFEDFIDRETTPRMPWRDVGVAVHGLPARDLARHFIQRWNFTKMTKAKYKVPMYPYLLPKSSSTADQLPFTLPGGQCATVQVLRSVDRWSAGTLENSILNAYLHTIRESRHFLYIENQFFISCSDGRTVLNKVGDEIVDRILKAHKRGQCFRVYVLLPLLPGFEGDITTGGGNSIQAILHFTYRTLCRGEYSILHRLKAAMGTAWRDYISICGLRTHGELGGHPVSELIYIHSKMLIADDRTVIIGSANINDRSLLGKRDSELAVLIEDTEMEPSLMDGRDYQAGRFALSLRKHCFSVILGADARPDLDLRDPVCDDFFQLWQDTAENNANIYEQIFRCLPSNATHSLRALREYVAVEPLATVSPPLARSELTQVQGHLVHFPLKFLEDESLLPPLGSKEGVMPLEVWT; encoded by the exons ATGCGGGACCCGGGTACCGGATGGAG GATGGCGGAGACCCCCTCGAGCCTCTTCCCCTCTGGGGGCGACCTGGACTCCAGCCAGTTGCATATGGAGCCCGATGAGTTGGACActctgagggagggagaggacccAG CTGACCGGATGCACCCCTTTCTGGCCATCTACGACCTGCAGCCTCTGAAAATGCACCCCTTGCTGTTCGCCCCTGGGGTCCCCGTCACGGCCCAAGTGGTGGGCACTGAAAGATACACCAGTGGATCTAAG gtggGGACCTGCACCCTGTATTCTGTCCGCTTGACGCATGGCGCCTTTACCTGGACGACCAAGAAGAAGTTCCGTCATTTCCAGGAGCTGCATCGGGACCTCCTGAGACACAAAGTCTTGATGAGCCTGCTCCCTCTGGCGCG CTTTGGTGTGGCCCACCCTCCAGCCCAGGAGGCCACCAACCGAGAGATACCCTCTCTGCCCCGAGTGGGTCCCGAGGGCTCCACCAGACATGCGTCCAGCAAACAG AAGTACCTGGAGAATTACCTCAACCGCCTCCTGACCATGTCTTTCTACCGCAACTACCACGCCATG ACAGAATTCCTGGAAGTCAGTCGGCTGTCCTTTATCCCAGACCTTGGCTCCAAAGGACT GGAAGGAGTGATCCGGAAGCGCTCCGGGGGCCACAGAGTTCCTGGCCTCACGTGCTGTGGCCGAGACCAAGTTTGTTACCGCTGGTCCAAGAG GTGGCTGGTGGTGAAGGACTCCTTCCTGCTGTACATGTGCTTGGAGACGGGCACCATCTCCTTTGTTCAGCTCTTTGACCCTGGCTTCGAGGTGCAGGTGGGGAAAAGGAGCACAGAGGCGCGCTACGGGGTCAGGATCGACACCTCCCACCG GTCCCTGATTCTCAAGTGCGGCAGCTACCGGCAGGCGCGGTGGTGGGGCCAGGAGATCACCGAgctggcccagggcccaggcagaGACTTCATACAGCTACACCAGCATGACAGCTatgccccgccccggcccgggACCCTGGCCCGGTG GTTTGTGAATGGGGCAGGTTACTTTGCTGCCCTGGCAGATGCCATCCTACGAGCTCAAGAGGAGATTTTCATCACAGATTGGTG GTTGAGTCCTGAGATTTACCTGAAGCGTCCGGCCCATTCAGATGACTGGAGACTTGACATTATGCTCAAGAAGAAGGCG GAGGAGGGTGTCCGTGTGTCCATCCTACTGTTTAAGGAAGTGGAGTTGGCCTTGGGCATTAACAGTGGCTATAGCAAGAGAGTTCTGATGCTGCTGCACCCCAACATAAAG GTCATGCGCCACCCGGACCAGGTGACCCTGTGGGCCCATCACGAGAAGCTCCTGGTCGTGGACCAAGCAGTGGCCTTCCTGGGGGGGCTGGACCTCGCCTACGGCCGCTGGGATGACCTGCACTACCGCCTGACTGACCTCGGGGACCCCTCTGGACCAGTGGCCCCACAG CGTCCCACCCTGGGCTCCGACACTCCAGGAAGCCCAGACCTCTCGCAAAACCAACTCTTCTGGCTGGGCAAAGACTACAGCAATCTTATCACCAAGGACTGGGTGCAGCTGGACCGGCCTTTTGAGG ATTTCATTGACAGGGAGACCACACCGCGGATGCCGTGGCGGGATGTTGGGGTGGCCGTGCACGGTCTCCCCGCCCGGGACCTGGCTCGGCATTTCATCCAGCGCTGGAACTTCACCAAG ATGACCAAGGCCAAGTACAAGGTACCCATGTACCCCTACCTGCTGCCCAAATCCAGCAGCACAGCAGACCAGCTCCCCTTCACGCTCCCAGGGGGGCAGTGCGCCACGGTGCAG gtctTGCGCTCTGTGGACCGCTGGTCAGCAGGGACTTTGGAGAATTCCATCCTCAATGCCTACCTGCACACCATCAGGGAGAGCCGGCACTTTCTGTATATCGAG AATCAGTTCTTCATTAGCTGCTCAGATGGGCGGACCGTTCTCAACAAGGTGGGCGATGAGATTGTGGACAGAATCCTGAAGGCCCACAA ACGCGGGCAGTGCTTCCGAGTCTACGTGCTTTTGCCCCTGCTGCCCGGTTTTGAGGGTGACATCACTACAGGTGGTGGGAACTCCATCCAGGCCATTCTGCACTTCACCTACAG GACCCTGTGCCGTGGGGAATATTCGATCCTACATCGCCTCAAAGCAGCCA TGGGGACAGCGTGGAGAGACTATATATCCATCTGTGGGCTTCGCACCCACGGTGAGCTGGGCGGGCACCCGGTCTCAGAGCTGATCTATATCCACAGCAAGATGCTCATCGCCGATGACCGGACAGTCATCATTG GCTCCGCCAACATCAATGACCGCAGCTTGCTAGGGAAGCGGGACAGTGAGCTGGCCGTGCTGATCGAGGACACAGAGATGGAGCCATCCCTCATGGATGGCAGGGACTATCAGGCGGGCAGGTTTGCCTTGAGTTTGCGGAAGCATTGCTTCAG TGTGATTCTTGGGGCAGATGCCCGGCCAGACCTGGATCTCCGAGACCCTGTGTGTGATGACTTCTTCCAGCTGTGGCAAGACACAGCTGAGAACAATGCCAACATCTATGAGCAG ATCTTCCGCTGCCTGCCATCCAATGCCACGCACTCCCTGCGAGCACTCCGCGAGTACGTGGCCGTGGAGCCCCTGGCCACGGTCAGCCCACCTCTGGCCAGGTCTGAGCTCACCCAGGTCCAGGGCCACCTGGTCCACTTTCCCCTCAAGTTCCTGGAGGATGAGTCTTTGCTGCCCCCCCTGGGGAGCAAGGAAGGCGTGATGCCCCTTGAAGTGTGGACATAG